The genomic interval AGCAATTACCAAAAAAACAAAGGCAATTCTTTATTGCAACCCCTGCAATCCTACTGGTGCAGTATTTCCTGAAGAAGACTTAAGAAAAGTGGCGGAAATCGCAATAGAAAACAATCTGTGGATTATAACGGATGAAGCCTACGAATACTTTTTGTTTAATGGAGAAAAACACTTTTGTATCGGTTCCATTCCGGAAATGAAAGGGAGAGTTGTGGAAAACTTCACACTTACAAAAACCTATGCCATGACAGGATGGAGAATTGGATATGATGTTTCTACCCCAGATTTAATAAAAGAGGTGATTAAAGCTCATACTCCCATGACTATATGCGCGCCCGTTGTTTCTCAGTATGCCTCAATAGAAGCGATAACTGGGCCACAAGACTGTGTAAAAGAATTCTATAACCATTACTTAGAATGGAGAAACTTGATGTGCAGCCGTCTGGATAGGCTGAGTTCCATATTTTCCTATCATAAGCCAGAAGGTTCTTACAATATGTTCCCCAAGATTTTAACCAAAGAGGGAAAAGATTCGGTATCGTTTTGTATGAATCTTCTTAAAGGAGCAAAGGTAGCCACCACCCCCGGTGCACCTTTTGGTCCCACCGGCGAAGGACATCTGCGCCTATGTTTCTGCAGTTCAAAAGAGGTAATAACTGAAGCTTTTGATAGAATGGATAAATATTTTGGCATATAATTATAATTATGTATGAACAGATTTTTAATAAAGAGATTAATGGAAATTATACCTACATTGTGGGGTATAACCATAATATGCTTTTTAGTAATACACCTTGCACCGGGCAATCCTGTAAGGAGCGAAGGGACATTCAATCCCAATATCTCTATGGAGTCATTAGAAAAGATGAAAAAGATATATCATCTGGATAAACCATTATGGAAACAATATACTATCTGGCTAAATCATCTGATAAGGCTGGATTTCGGCAGATCTTTAGTTGATGGGAAAAAGGTAATAGAGAAAATTGGAAAACGCCTTCCTATAACCATAATTATAAATACTGCCAGCCTTTTTATTATTATAATCATTTCTGTCCCGTTAGGGGTCATTTCTGCTGTAAAAGAAAATAGTTTATTTGATAAGTTCTTTACTGTATTTGTCTTTGCCGGTTATTCCATACCTGCCTTTTGGTTAGCCTTACTCCTTATGATTCTGTTTGGTG from Deltaproteobacteria bacterium carries:
- a CDS encoding pyridoxal phosphate-dependent aminotransferase; the encoded protein is MERLEVAKKARLTKPSAIHGMSALAASMPDAVALSWARPDAPTPDHINNAAIEAIKKDLTSKYSPPPGLSKLREVIAEKVRRDNNIEVEADGVLVTTGAMEGIFAALLVLVDPGDEVLMPSPNYTTHELSVRMASATPVYFPTIEEEGWRLDIDALEKAITKKTKAILYCNPCNPTGAVFPEEDLRKVAEIAIENNLWIITDEAYEYFLFNGEKHFCIGSIPEMKGRVVENFTLTKTYAMTGWRIGYDVSTPDLIKEVIKAHTPMTICAPVVSQYASIEAITGPQDCVKEFYNHYLEWRNLMCSRLDRLSSIFSYHKPEGSYNMFPKILTKEGKDSVSFCMNLLKGAKVATTPGAPFGPTGEGHLRLCFCSSKEVITEAFDRMDKYFGI